Proteins found in one Acidobacteriota bacterium genomic segment:
- the pdxH gene encoding pyridoxamine 5'-phosphate oxidase, with protein MPAIDDRTTITTVSRPLEERSIEADPFAQFATWFREANEEAIPLAEGMALATVTADGRPSCRIVLLKDHGENGFTFYTNYGSPKADQLESTGRAAATFWWTALGRQIRIEGTVTRVSAETSDEYFATRPRLSQLAAWASRQSEPVSSREALELQLQRVSKRFEGMPVPRPPFWGGYLLAPDRIEFWQGREGRMHDRIVYERESNGAWKVTRLSP; from the coding sequence TTGCCAGCGATCGACGATCGAACGACAATCACAACGGTGAGCCGGCCACTCGAAGAACGATCGATTGAAGCAGATCCGTTCGCCCAGTTTGCGACGTGGTTCAGGGAAGCGAACGAGGAAGCCATCCCTCTGGCGGAGGGAATGGCGCTGGCGACGGTGACTGCCGACGGGCGACCTTCGTGCCGCATCGTCCTGCTCAAGGATCACGGAGAGAATGGATTCACCTTCTACACGAACTATGGCAGCCCCAAAGCGGATCAGCTCGAATCGACCGGTCGGGCAGCCGCGACATTCTGGTGGACGGCACTCGGCCGGCAGATCCGGATCGAGGGGACGGTCACCCGGGTGTCAGCGGAGACCTCGGACGAGTACTTTGCGACACGCCCCCGGTTGAGTCAGCTTGCGGCCTGGGCATCGCGGCAGAGCGAGCCGGTGAGCTCGCGTGAAGCGCTGGAGTTGCAGCTGCAAAGGGTTTCGAAACGGTTCGAGGGGATGCCGGTTCCACGGCCTCCGTTCTGGGGAGGCTACCTGCTGGCTCCCGACAGAATCGAGTTCTGGCAGGGGCGTGAGGGGAGGATGCACGATCGCATCGTGTACGAGCGGGAATCGAACGGAGCGTGGAAGGTCACCAGGCTCTCGCCCTGA